One segment of Theobroma cacao cultivar B97-61/B2 unplaced genomic scaffold, Criollo_cocoa_genome_V2, whole genome shotgun sequence DNA contains the following:
- the LOC18586605 gene encoding ankyrin repeat and death domain-containing protein 1A isoform X1, whose amino-acid sequence MCAESLSVNPMAMERLRRAAEAGDIDELYNSIGEDADVLRLYDDAEFADTPLHVAAERGHADFAIAIMYLKPSFARKLNQGVFSPIHLALQQGHTSTVLRLLDVDKDLVRVKGKQGYTAFHYVVENENLELLAQFLKDCPACIEDVTIQKKTALHIAAENHRFEALEILVRWLERTHLYGKVSRKHLLNAKDTDGNTVLHIAASHNQPEMIRLLLDCKVDTKAVNSENLTALNVLKRQRDGVIEDKEICLKILRDTDGSAGLSALFNLKAKAEPVHEKFRSRIIFPEKVAIRALGPIMNMSVESMNALLVALALIMTAIYESLLSPPGGVWQGNDPNDTRVGNSVMDVNTFSNFFWSLFVLAIFTLSLTIAILQLATGSSAIAILAEVLAVLVTRSFYYAWWTIRPAHDIYVYSKDPDEAVLAIVLITLACMEASRWFLIISKRLYLNHRM is encoded by the exons ATGTGCGCG GAATCCTTATCGGTCAATCCTATGGCGATGGAAAGGTTGAGAAGGGCTGCTGAAGCAGGAGATATCGATGAATTGTACAACAGCATTGGGGAAGATGCAGATGTCTTGAGGCTCTATGATGATGCAGAATTTGCTGATACTCCACTACACGTAGCTGCAGAGAGAGGCCATGCTGATTTTGCAATAGCGATCATGTACTTAAAGCCATCATTTGCTAGGAAGCTGAACCAAGGCGTCTTTAGCCCCATTCACCTTGCCTTGCAACAAGGGCACACCTCGACGGTTCTTCGTCTCCTGGACGTTGACAAAGATCTTGTTCGTGTCAAAGGGAAACAGGGCTACACTGCTTTTCACTACGTGGTTGAGAACGAGAACCTTGAACTTTTGGCTCAATTTCTCAAAGATTGTCCGGCATGCATCGAAGATGTAACAATTCAAAAGAAGACTGCCTTACATATTGCAGCAGAAAACCATAGATTTGAAGCTCTTGAAATCCTTGTGCGGTGGCTTGAAAGGACTCATCTCTACGGAAAAGTTTCAAGAAAGCACCTATTGAATGCAAAAGATACAGATGGCAACACGGTGTTACATATAGCCGCTTCCCATAATCAACCCGAG ATGATCAGGCTGTTATTAGACTGTAAGGTGGATACGAAGGCGGTTAATTCAGAAAATTTGACTGCTTTAAACGTCCTTAAGCGCCAAAGGGATGGTGTAATTGAAGACAAAGAGATCTGTTTGAAGATTCTACGCGATACGGACGGTTCTGCTGGTTTGAGTGCTTTATTCAATCTTAAAGCTAAAGCTGAACCCGTACACGAGAAGTTTAGATCAAGGATCATTTTTCCCGAGAAAGTAGCAATTCGAGCATTGGGGCCAATCATGAACATGTCGGTTGAGAGTATGAATGCATTACTAGTAGCTTTAGCACTGATTATGACAGCCATTTATGAATCCTTGCTCAGTCCACCGGGCGGTGTTTGGCAAGGCAACGATCCCAATGACACTAGGGTTGGCAATTCAGTCATGGATGTGAATaccttttcaaatttcttctGGAGTCTCTTTGTTTTGGCTATTTTCACATTATCTCTTACCATTGCCATACTCCAACTTGCTACTGGTAGTAGCGCCATCGCGATTCTGGCTGAAGTACTAGCGGTATTAGTAACTCGATCCTTCTATTATGCGTGGTGGACTATAAGACCAGCTCatgatatatatgtatacagcAAGGATCCAGATGAAGCAGTGCTTGCGATCGTTTTGATTACTTTAGCATGCATGGAAGCCAGCAGATGGTTCTTGATCATTTCCAAGAGATTGTATTTGAACCATCGAATGTAA
- the LOC18586605 gene encoding ankyrin repeat and death domain-containing protein 1A isoform X2 — protein MAMERLRRAAEAGDIDELYNSIGEDADVLRLYDDAEFADTPLHVAAERGHADFAIAIMYLKPSFARKLNQGVFSPIHLALQQGHTSTVLRLLDVDKDLVRVKGKQGYTAFHYVVENENLELLAQFLKDCPACIEDVTIQKKTALHIAAENHRFEALEILVRWLERTHLYGKVSRKHLLNAKDTDGNTVLHIAASHNQPEMIRLLLDCKVDTKAVNSENLTALNVLKRQRDGVIEDKEICLKILRDTDGSAGLSALFNLKAKAEPVHEKFRSRIIFPEKVAIRALGPIMNMSVESMNALLVALALIMTAIYESLLSPPGGVWQGNDPNDTRVGNSVMDVNTFSNFFWSLFVLAIFTLSLTIAILQLATGSSAIAILAEVLAVLVTRSFYYAWWTIRPAHDIYVYSKDPDEAVLAIVLITLACMEASRWFLIISKRLYLNHRM, from the exons ATGGCGATGGAAAGGTTGAGAAGGGCTGCTGAAGCAGGAGATATCGATGAATTGTACAACAGCATTGGGGAAGATGCAGATGTCTTGAGGCTCTATGATGATGCAGAATTTGCTGATACTCCACTACACGTAGCTGCAGAGAGAGGCCATGCTGATTTTGCAATAGCGATCATGTACTTAAAGCCATCATTTGCTAGGAAGCTGAACCAAGGCGTCTTTAGCCCCATTCACCTTGCCTTGCAACAAGGGCACACCTCGACGGTTCTTCGTCTCCTGGACGTTGACAAAGATCTTGTTCGTGTCAAAGGGAAACAGGGCTACACTGCTTTTCACTACGTGGTTGAGAACGAGAACCTTGAACTTTTGGCTCAATTTCTCAAAGATTGTCCGGCATGCATCGAAGATGTAACAATTCAAAAGAAGACTGCCTTACATATTGCAGCAGAAAACCATAGATTTGAAGCTCTTGAAATCCTTGTGCGGTGGCTTGAAAGGACTCATCTCTACGGAAAAGTTTCAAGAAAGCACCTATTGAATGCAAAAGATACAGATGGCAACACGGTGTTACATATAGCCGCTTCCCATAATCAACCCGAG ATGATCAGGCTGTTATTAGACTGTAAGGTGGATACGAAGGCGGTTAATTCAGAAAATTTGACTGCTTTAAACGTCCTTAAGCGCCAAAGGGATGGTGTAATTGAAGACAAAGAGATCTGTTTGAAGATTCTACGCGATACGGACGGTTCTGCTGGTTTGAGTGCTTTATTCAATCTTAAAGCTAAAGCTGAACCCGTACACGAGAAGTTTAGATCAAGGATCATTTTTCCCGAGAAAGTAGCAATTCGAGCATTGGGGCCAATCATGAACATGTCGGTTGAGAGTATGAATGCATTACTAGTAGCTTTAGCACTGATTATGACAGCCATTTATGAATCCTTGCTCAGTCCACCGGGCGGTGTTTGGCAAGGCAACGATCCCAATGACACTAGGGTTGGCAATTCAGTCATGGATGTGAATaccttttcaaatttcttctGGAGTCTCTTTGTTTTGGCTATTTTCACATTATCTCTTACCATTGCCATACTCCAACTTGCTACTGGTAGTAGCGCCATCGCGATTCTGGCTGAAGTACTAGCGGTATTAGTAACTCGATCCTTCTATTATGCGTGGTGGACTATAAGACCAGCTCatgatatatatgtatacagcAAGGATCCAGATGAAGCAGTGCTTGCGATCGTTTTGATTACTTTAGCATGCATGGAAGCCAGCAGATGGTTCTTGATCATTTCCAAGAGATTGTATTTGAACCATCGAATGTAA
- the LOC108663871 gene encoding uncharacterized protein LOC108663871, protein MLYYTTWLVAKLDPIKYIFEKPFLFGRIARWQVPLSEYDIVYVSQKSIKRSVIVDLLVDRVVEDYEPVKFDFLDEDLMAILHLEKEGPNELSPWRMYFDGASNALGHGIEVVLISPYGKYYPATARLNFNYTNNMAEYEALVMGLQVAIDMKVNTIEVYRDSALVICQMRGKWETRDSKLVPYQKLVIELSKQFKKISFNHLPQEEN, encoded by the coding sequence atgttatattatACAACATGGTTGGTGGCAAAATTGGATCCCatcaagtatatttttgaaaaacctTTCTTGTTTGGAAGAATAGCACGATGGCAAGTTCCACTGTCTGaatatgatattgtgtatgtgtcccaaaaatcaatcaaaaggAGCGTCATCGTTGATTTACTTGTAGATCGAGTTGTTGAGGATTATGAACCTGTGAAGTTCGATTTTCTAGACGAAGATTTGATGGCCATCTTGCACTTAGAAAAGGAGGGTCCCAACGAACTTAGTCCCTGGAGGATGTATTTTGATGGGGCATCCAATGCTTTGGGGCACGGAATTGAAGTAGTGTTGATTTCCCCATATGGAAAGTATTATCCAGCCACAGCAAGATTGAATTTCAACTATACTAATAATATGGCAGAGTATGAGGCGTTGGTAATGGGTTTACAAGTAGCAATCGACATGAAGGTCAACACGATAGAGGTTTATAGAGATTCGGCTTTAGTGATATGTCAAATGAGAGGTAAATGGGAAACTAGAGATTCTAAATTGGTTCCATATCAAAAGCTAGTTATAGAGTTAAGTAAACAattcaagaaaattagctTCAATCATTTGCCTCAAGAAGAGAACTAG